Proteins found in one Triticum urartu cultivar G1812 chromosome 4, Tu2.1, whole genome shotgun sequence genomic segment:
- the LOC125553225 gene encoding putative gamma-glutamylcyclotransferase At3g02910, producing MGAADEHPQHQPSPAPEGEAKRTLVFTYGTLKRGFSNHGLLQDLARAGDAAFVAAAATAEPLPLVCGPYRVPFLLNLPGEHGCQRVRGELYSVTPHGLARLDELEGVSRAHYERLPVSVVVDGGEGAAEEVVAYYAHRGYAAEMWARSGRRGHAEYSPAVAAGYVRRVDRPQHLTFLDQIRVFVSSQS from the coding sequence ATGggcgccgccgacgagcaccctcAGCATCAGCCGTCGCCGGCGCCGGAGGGGGAGGCGAAGAGGACGCTGGTGTTCACGTACGGCACGCTGAAGCGGGGCTTCTCCAACCACGGCCTGCTGCAGGACCTGGCGCGCGCGGGGGACGCGGCCTTCGTGGCCGCCGCCGCGACGGCCGAACCCCTCCCGCTCGTCTGCGGGCCCTACCGCGTCCCCTTCCTCCTCAACCTGCCCGGCGAGCACGGCTGCCAGCGCGTCCGCGGGGAGCTCTACTCCGTCACGCCGCACGGCCTCGCCCGGCTGGACGAGCTGGAGGGCGTCTCGCGGGCCCACTACGAGCGCCTCCCCGTCTCCGTCGTTGTCGATGGGGGGGAAGGCGCAGCGGAAGAGGTGGTGGCGTACTACGCGCACCGCGGGTACGCGGCGGAGATGTGGGCGCGGAGCGGGCGGAGGGGCCACGCCGAGTACTCGCCGGCGGTGGCCGCCGGGTACGTCCGCCGCGTGGACCGGCCGCAGCACCTCACCTTCCTCGACCAGATCCGCGTCTTCGTCTCCTCCCAGTCCTAG